The proteins below come from a single Bacteroidota bacterium genomic window:
- a CDS encoding cytidylate kinase-like family protein, translating to MDGDLQKYMSERYKKTLVPKQTEPGPVITISRLVGCPAKKIAQRVCELLNEMRVSKGKEPLWKWISKELLYESAKELNIDPVNIEYVFNYESRGMFGDILQSHASKYYKSDRRIKKTIAEVIMALASKGHVIIIGRGGVAITRDMERSFHIHLEAPIEWREIMVSQKFNLNMEEARKYALEIDKKRQEFREFFQGKKDDYSLYDLKLNCMTLSVEETSQIIAKAIELRNLY from the coding sequence ATGGATGGTGATCTGCAAAAATACATGTCTGAAAGGTACAAAAAGACTCTTGTACCCAAACAGACCGAACCGGGCCCGGTAATTACCATATCCCGGCTGGTGGGCTGTCCTGCAAAAAAGATAGCACAACGTGTTTGCGAATTACTAAACGAAATGCGCGTTTCCAAAGGTAAAGAGCCCCTCTGGAAATGGATCAGCAAGGAATTGCTGTACGAGTCGGCCAAGGAGCTTAACATCGACCCGGTCAATATTGAATATGTCTTTAATTATGAATCTCGGGGCATGTTTGGGGATATTTTGCAATCGCATGCTTCGAAATATTATAAAAGCGACCGGAGAATAAAAAAAACCATAGCCGAGGTAATCATGGCCCTTGCAAGCAAAGGGCATGTAATCATTATCGGCCGTGGCGGCGTAGCAATTACCCGCGATATGGAACGTTCCTTTCATATACATCTGGAAGCTCCTATCGAATGGAGGGAAATCATGGTCAGCCAGAAATTCAACCTCAACATGGAGGAAGCAAGAAAATATGCCCTTGAAATTGACAAAAAAAGACAGGAATTCAGGGAATTCTTCCAGGGGAAAAAAGACGATTATTCTCTCTACGACCTGAAACTGAACTGCATGACCCTTAGTGTTGAAGAAACCTCCCAAATTATTGCAAAAG